A DNA window from Bombus huntii isolate Logan2020A chromosome 10, iyBomHunt1.1, whole genome shotgun sequence contains the following coding sequences:
- the LOC126870369 gene encoding rhomboid-related protein 4-like: MRPIQRRQQGLQYGIYLLCMQALNYGIDKIPPATLITIIAQVLLYVGLIKVPWNAEEVCISAIKVFKYHDWNSFLISNFEHGSDMHLYYNMVSLILKGSYLEPMYGTINFVMLLAILSFGCSTMYTGLGYALMQLTGDYGYYTQCAIGFSAILFALKVIVVCEEYDRIQDVGGFRVSSKIAVWVELILIHLLVPQSSFIGHLGGILVGCLYCYTFIGEIVDNMIYGITGTPIIHEEQFYRRRSSLFR; this comes from the exons ATGAGACCTATTCAAAGGAGACAACAGGGTTTACAATACGGCATTTATTTGCTATGTATGCAAGCTCTAAACTATGGTATTGATAAAATTCCACCAGCtactttaattacaattatcgCACAg GTTTTACTATATGTTGGTTTGATAAAAGTTCCATGGAATGCAGAGGAAGTATGCATATCAgcaataaaagtatttaaataccATGATTGGAATTCTTTCTTAATATCAAACTTTGAACATGGTTCAGATATGcacttgtattataatatgGTATCTTTGATCTTGAAAGGTTCATATTTAGAACCTATGTATGGAACAATAAATTTTGTCATGCTATTAGCTATTCTTTCGTTTGGATGCAGTACTATGTATACAGGATTAGGCTATGCTTTAATGCAGTTAACAGGGGATTATGGATATTATACACAATGTGCTATTGGTTTCTCTGctattttatttgcattaAAAGTAATTGTAGTTTGTGAAGAGTATGATAGAATTCAGGATGTTGGAGGATTTAGAGTTTCCAGTAAAATTGCTGTTTGGGTTGAACTAATTTTAATTCATCTGTTAGTTCCACAATCTTCATTTATAGGACATCTTGGGGGTATTTTAGTTGGTTGTTTATATTGTTATACTTTTATTGGTGAAATAGTTGATAACatgatatatggcataactgGTACTCCTATTATACATGAAGaacaattttatagaagaCGTAGTTCATTATTCAGGTAA